Proteins encoded within one genomic window of Bos mutus isolate GX-2022 chromosome 9, NWIPB_WYAK_1.1, whole genome shotgun sequence:
- the LOC102274405 gene encoding trace amine-associated receptor 7a-like yields the protein MNSSSSTVAAVQLCYEHLNGSCVKTPYSPGPRLILYTVFSFGAVLAVFGNLLVMISILHFKQLHSPTNFLIASLACADFLVGVTVMPFSTVRSVESCWYFGESYCKFHTCFDGSFCYASIYHLCFISLDRYIAVSDPLVYPIRFTVSVSGMCIAFSWLFSIIYSFSLLGTGANAAGLEDLVSALTCVGGCQFAVNQSWVLVNFILFFIPTLVMIVLYSNVFLIAKQQARKIENLSNKTGRCSYSYQDRVAKRERKAAKTLGIAVLAFLISWLPYFLDSIIDAFLGFITPTYVYEMLVWIAYYNSAMNPLIYAFFYPWFRKAIKLIVTGKVLRENSSTVNLFSG from the coding sequence ATGAACAGCAGCTCATCCACTGTTGCAGCTGTGCAGCTCTGCTACGAGCACCTGAATGGATCCTGTGTGAAAACCCCCTACTCACCAGGTCCCCGCCTCATCCTGTACACAGTGTTCAGCTTTGGAGCTGTGCTGGCTGTATTTGGAAACCTCTTGGTAATGATTTCCATTCTTCACTTCAAGCAGCTGCATTCTCCAACCAATTTTTTGATTGCCTCCCTGGCCTGTGCAGACTTCTTGGTGGGAGTGACTGTGATGCCCTTCAGCACAGTGAGGTCTGTGGAGAGCTGCTGGTATTTTGGGGAGAGTTACTGTAAATTTCACACTTGTTTTGATGGGTCATTCTGTTATGCTTCCATCTACCACTTGTGCTTTATCTCTCTGGACAGGTACATTGCCGTCTCTGACCCCCTGGTCTATCCAATCAGGTTCACTGTGTCTGTTTCTGGCATGTGTATTGCCTTCTCCTGGctcttttcaattatttattctttttcccttcttGGCACAGGAGCGAATGCAGCTGGACTGGAGGATCTAGTAAGTGCTCTCACCTGTGTGGGAGGCTGTCAATTTGCAGTGAATCAGAGCTGGGTATTAgtgaatttcattttattcttcattcCCACCCTTGTGATGATAGTTCTTTACTCCAATGTTTTCCTCATTGCTAAACAACAGGCTAGAAAAATTGAGAATCTGAGCAATAAGACTGGGCGATGCTCATACAGCTACCAAGACAGAGTGgccaagagggagagaaaggctgCAAAAACGCTGGGCATTGCAGTGCTAGCGTTTCTGATCTCCTGGCTGCCTTACTTCCTGGATTCCATCATTGATGCCTTCCTAGGTTTCATCACTCCCACATATGTTTATGAAATGTTGGTTTGGATTGCTTATTATAACTCAGCTATGAACCCCTTGATTTATGCATTCTTTTATCCTTGGTTTCGAAAAGCCATCAAACTCATTGTCACTGGCAAAGTCTTGAGAGAGAATTCCTCAacagtaaatttattttctgggTAA
- the LOC102264650 gene encoding trace amine-associated receptor 6, protein MVGIITPKSELSNLMPGEFRSIESLWKSRTEFFECKGQIMSNLSPTAAVQLCYEHLNGSCVKTPYSPASRVILYMVYGFGAVLAVFGNLLVMTAILHFKQLHSPTNFLIASLACADFLVGVTVMPFSMVRSVESCWYFGRTFCTFHTCFDAAFCYSSLFHLSFISIDRYIAVTDPLVYPTKFTVSVSCICISISWILPLTYSGAVFYTGANEKGLEELSHALNCAGGCQTVVNQNWVLIDFLSFFIPTLVMIILYSNIFLVARQQAKKIENTGSKTDSSSDSYKSRVAKRERKAAKTLGITVIAFMISWLPYSIDSLIDAFMGFITPAYIYEICCWCAYYNSAMNPLIYALFYPWFRKAIKVIVSGRVFKNSSASMNLSSE, encoded by the exons ATGGTGGGTATTATTACTCCCAAATCAGAGCTGAGCAATCTGATGCCAGGAGAGTTCAG AAGCATTGAAAGTCTGTGGAAATCGAGGACAGAATTCTTTGAATGTAAAGGGCAGATCATGAGCAACTTGTCCCCCACTGCAGCTGTGCAGCTCTGCTATGAGCACCTGAACGGATCCTGTGTGAAGACCCCCTACTCACCCGCATCCCGCGTGATTCTGTACATGGTGTATGGCTTTGGGGCTGTCCTGGCTGTGTTTGGAAACCTCCTGGTGATGACTGCCATCCTTCATTTCAAGCAGCTGCACTCACCAACCAATTTTCTCATTGCCTCTCTGGCCTGTGCAGACTTTCTAGTGGGAGTGACTGTGATGCCCTTCAGCATGGTCAGGTCTGTGGAGAGCTGCTGGTACTTTGGGCGAACTTTCTGCACTTTTCACACATGCTTTGATGCAGCATTTTGTTACTCTTCTCTCTTCCACCTGTCCTTCATCTCCATCGACAGGTACATTGCTGTTACTGACCCTCTGGTCTATCCCACCAAGTTCACGGTGTCTGTATCATGCATATGCATCAGCATCTCCTGGATCCTGCCCCTTACTTACAGTGGCGCCGTGTTCTACACGGGTGCCAATGAGAAAGGGCTAGAGGAATTGTCTCATGCCCTCAACTGTGCAGGAGGCTGTCAGACAGTTGTAAATCAAAACTGGGTATTGATAGATTTTCTGTCCTTCTTTATACCTACCCTTGTCATGATCATTCTCTACAGTAATATTTTTCTTGTGGCCAGACAACAGGCTAAAAAGATTGAAAATACTGGTAGCAAAACAGATTCATCATCAGACAGTTACAAATCCAGAGTagccaagagagagagaaaagcagctAAAACCCTGGGTATCACTGTCATAGCATTCATGATCTCGTGGTTACCATACAGTATTGACTCATTAATTGATGCCTTTATGGGCTTCATAACCCCGGCCTATATTTATGAGATTTGCTGTTGGTGTGCTTATTACAACTCAGCCATGAACCCCTTGATCTATGCTTTATTTTACCCTTGGTTTAGGAAAGCCATAAAAGTCATTGTGAGTGGTCGGGTTTTCAAGAATAGTTCAGCAAGCATGAATTTGTCCTCTGAATAA